Within the Solwaraspora sp. WMMA2056 genome, the region GTCGACGCCGAACTGTCGGTGATCCGGCAACGGTGGGTGGGCGGCAGCTTCGACGAGGAGATCACCATCCTCAACCACGCCCAGGAGCCGATGGAGCTGACCGTACGGCTGGAGGCGGGTGCCGACTTCGCCGACCTGTTCGAGATCAAGGACGTCCGCAACAAGGTCGGCAAGCACTACGCCCACGTCGACCGGGACTGCCTGCGGCTGGGCTACCAGCGGGAGAGCTTCCACCGGGAGACGATCATCTCCAGCAGCGAGCCGGCCCGCATCGACGAGCACGGCCTGGCGTTCCAGATCGTCGTCGAGCCGCACGGCCAGTGGGTGACCCACATCAAGGTGAAGACGACCGCGATCGGGCCGGACGGGCGGGACCTGCGGGAAGGGCTGCTCGGTCAGCACTTCGACCGGCCGAAGCCGGAGATGCGCCGCGACCTGGACGAGTGGATCGCCCGGGCACCCCGGCTGGCCTGCGACTGCGAACCGCTGGCCTCGACGTACAAGCGCAGCCTGGTCGACCTGGCCGCGCTGCGCTACACCCCGCTGTCGCTCGGCGGGCAGTCGGTGCCGGCGGCCGGTGTGCCCTGGTTCGCCACCATGTTCGGCCGGGACAGCATCTTCACCAGCCTGCAGACCCTGCCGTTCGCTCCGGAGCTGGCCTCGGCCACCTTGAAACTGCTCGCCGCGCTGCAGGGCAGCAAACTCGACGACTTCCGGGACGAGGAGCCGGGCAAGATCCTGCACGAGATCCGGTACGGCGAGTCGTCGGCGTTCGAGGAGCAGCCGCACACTCCGTACTTCGGTGCGGCCGACTCGACGCCGCTGTTCGTGGTGCTGCTCGACGAGTACGAGCGGTGGACCGGCGACGTCAAACTGGTGCGGGCGCTGGAGTCCGAGGCCCGGCGGGCGTTGCACTGGATCGACACCTACGGCGACCTGCTCGGCAACGGCTACGTCTGGTACGAGCGGCGCAACACCGACACCGGTCTGGAGAACCAGTGCTGGAAGGACTCCTGGGACTCCATCTGCTACCGCGACGGGCGGCTGCCCGGGTTTCCCCGGGCCACCTGTGAGCTGCAGGGGTACGCCTACGACGCCAAGGTGCGCGGTGCCCGGCTGGCCCGGCAGGTCTGGAAGGATCCGGCGTACGCCGACCAGTTGGAGCGGGAGGCCGCCGACCTCAAGCGCCGGTTCAACCGGGACTTCTGGGTTGCCGACGGCGAGTACTTCGCGCTCGCGCTGGACCCGGAGGGCGGTCAGGTCGACGCGTTGTCGTCGAACATCGGCCACCTGCTGTGGAGCGGGATCGTCGACGTCGGCAAGGCGAAGAAGCTCGCCAAGCACCTGGTCAGCCCCCAGATGTTCTCCGGCTGGGGGGTGCGGACCCTGGCTGAGGGGGAGGGCCGGTTCAACCCGATCGGCTACCACGTCGGCACGGTCTGGCCGTTCGACAACTCGTTCATCGCCTGGGGGCTGCGCCGGTACGGGTTCCTGGAGGAGTCGGCCCGGATCGCCGACGGGATCATCAACGCCGCGCAGTACTTCAACGGCCGGCTGCCGGAGGCGTTCGGCGGCTACGACCGGGCGTTGACGAAGTACCCGGTGGAGTATCCGACCTCCTGCAGTCCGCAGGCCTGGTCGACCGGTGCGACGCTGCTGCTGCTGCGGACCCTGCTCGGGTTGGAGCCGCAGGGCGAGCATCTGGTCGTCGACCCGGCGTTGCCGATCAGCCTGGGCCGCATCGAACTGCTCGACATTCCCGGCAGGTGGGGGCACATCGACGCGTTCGGCCGGGGCCGCATCGACCTGAACCGCACCTCGCGCCGGCAGAGCGCCTGACCACCCTGCGGCCCGGCCCGACCTGAGCCCCGGCCCGGCCCGTGGACCGGGTCGGGCTTAGGGTCGATGTCGTGGCTGTGCGAGTAGGGATCGTCATTCTGCCGGACGAGCCGTGGTCGGTGATGGCGCACCGGTGGCGGCAGGTCGAGCAGTGGGGTTTCGACCACGCCTGGACGTACGACCATCTGGGCTGGCGGGACCTGGTCGACGGGCCCTGGTTCGACGCGGTGCCGACGCTGACCGCCGCCGCGACCGTCACGGATCGGATTGCGCTGGGCACTCTGGTCTCGTCACCGAACTTCCGGCACCCGGTGCACTTCGCCCGGGAGATCACCGCCCTGGACGACATCTCCGACGGCCGGGTGCTGCTCGGGGTGGGTGCCGGCGGGCTCGGCTTCGACGCCACCGTCCTCGGTACGCCGCCGCTGACGCCGCGCGCCCGCGTCGACCGGTACGCCGAGTTCGTCGAACTGCTCGACCTGCTGCTGCGAACCGACCGGGTCACCTGGCAGGGCCGGTACTACCAGGCGGTGGACGCCCGCAGCACCCCCGGCTGCCGGCAGCGGCCCCGGGTGCCGTTCGTGCTGGCCGCCAACGGCCCCCGGTCGCTGGCCCTGGCGGCCCGGTTCGGCGCCGGCTGGGTGACCACCGGCACCGACTTCGACGACCTGGAATCGTGGTGGGCGTCGGTGGCCCGCCTGGCCGAGCGGTGTACGGCGACCCTCGACCAGGTCGACCGGGATCCGGCGGATCTGCGCCGTTACCTGTCGCTGGACTCCGCGCCGGTCTTCTCGCTCAGCAGCGCCGGGTTCTTCGCCGACGCCGTCGAGCGGGCCGCCGGGCTCGGCTTCACCGACGTGATCACCCACTGGCCGCGCCGCAGCAGCTGGTACGCCGGCGACGAGCGGGTCCTCGTCGAGGTCGCCACCGACGTGCTGCCGTCCCTGCGCGGACGACCCCGGACCGGTTGACCCGGCCCGGGGCGCTCAATCGTCGCTCAGTTGGTCACCAGCCCCAGCTGATGCGCACCGGCGTCGCGGTGGAGTAGCCACGGTTGCTCTGTCCGGGGTAGAGCCAGAGGTCGCCGGTGGCGTCGTTGCGGGTGACGATGTCGGCGTGGCCGTCGCGGTCCCAGTCGACGGTGCCGAAGGCGGTGTAGCCGCGCCAGCCGTTGCCGATCCGGACCCGTGGGACGGTGGACCCGCCGCGGACGCTCTGTCCGGGGTACAGCCATAGATCGGCGGTGTCGTTGTCCCGGCTGATCAGGTCCACGTGGCGGTCGCGGTCCCAGTCGACGAGCCCGAACGGGCTGTGGGCGTTGGCGCCGGAACCGATCAGCACCCGGGGGGTGCCGGCCGGTCCACGGGTGCCCGTGCCGGGGTAGAGCCACAGCTGTCCGGTGCCGTCCTGGCGGGCCACGATGTCGGGGTTGCCGTCACGGTCCCAGTCCGCTGCCCCGTACGGGGTGAATCCGGCCCAGCCGGTGCTCAGCCGCACCGGGGTGGCGGTGGAGTAGCCGCGCTTGCTCTGTCCGGGGTAGAGCCAGAGGTCGCCGGTGGTGTCGTTGCGGGTGAGGATGTCGGCGTGGCCGTCACCGTCCCAGTCGACCGTCCCGAACGGCGTGTACGGCACGGCGGTGAGCTGGCTGAGCAGCCAGGTCCGGTTGCCGCCGGCACCGACCTCGCTGTAGGAGGCGGCCCCGGTGCAGCTGGCCGCCTTCAACACACCGGCCTGCACGTAGGTGCCGCCGGCGGAGACCAGCAGCGGGCCGCCGCTGTCGCCCTGGCAGGGCCCCCGGTCGACCATCAGCCGTTTGATGCCCAGGCTGTCCGGCTGTGACGGGGTGATGAAGACGCCGACGAACGGCAACCGCGACGGCAGGTTCCCGGCGCCGTCGCGTCCCCAGCCGACGGCGATGCCCTGGTCGTACGGGGTGAACGGGCCGCCTTGTACACCGTCGGACAGGTGCACCTCGGCCGGAGTGGTCAGCCGCACCGGCGTGATGCTGGTGATCGGCGAGCTGAGTTCCAGCAGTGCCAGGTCGTTGTGACCGCCGATGTACTGCGGGTGGGCCACGATCCGGTGGACTCGGCGGAGCTCGCCGCCGGTGCCGGCGGTGGTGTTGCCGACCCGGACGGTCACGTCGCCGACGGAGGTCGGCGCCGCGCAGTGGGCGGCGGTGAGCACCCAGCCGGGGTGGACGAGGCTGCCGGTGCAGAGTCCGCCGACGGCGGTGTTGCGCACTTCGGCGACGAAGCGCAAGTCGCCGGCGGCGACCGGTTGGCCGCCGACGATGGCCTGGGCCGGGCCGGGGGTGAGCAGTGGGGTGAGTCCGGCGAGCAGGACGGCGGCCAGCGGGGTGGCCAGCCGGTGTCGGGACGGGCCTCGGGTCGGTCGGTGGTGCTGTCGCATGGCGGTACTCCGGAATCGACGGGCCGACGGGGGTGTCACCCGGGGAGGGTGGGCCCGTGGGCTGTTGTCGACCAGAGTGGAGTTTCCGGACGCGTCCGGACGATCACCGTCGGTGTTGTGGCACGAATTGGGTAGACGGCGTGATGGTCAATCTGAGAGGGGTGGCGTCGCCGGCGTAGCGTCCGCCGTCCGGTGCTGCTGTTGCGGTACCGAGGCGGGCC harbors:
- a CDS encoding glycogen debranching N-terminal domain-containing protein translates to MTEGMVSILDGNTFVVSDSQGDIDASPAAPTGLFSFDTRFLSKWQLTIDGQRLSSLSVDDLQYFEARFFLVPGEPTHYVDAELSVIRQRWVGGSFDEEITILNHAQEPMELTVRLEAGADFADLFEIKDVRNKVGKHYAHVDRDCLRLGYQRESFHRETIISSSEPARIDEHGLAFQIVVEPHGQWVTHIKVKTTAIGPDGRDLREGLLGQHFDRPKPEMRRDLDEWIARAPRLACDCEPLASTYKRSLVDLAALRYTPLSLGGQSVPAAGVPWFATMFGRDSIFTSLQTLPFAPELASATLKLLAALQGSKLDDFRDEEPGKILHEIRYGESSAFEEQPHTPYFGAADSTPLFVVLLDEYERWTGDVKLVRALESEARRALHWIDTYGDLLGNGYVWYERRNTDTGLENQCWKDSWDSICYRDGRLPGFPRATCELQGYAYDAKVRGARLARQVWKDPAYADQLEREAADLKRRFNRDFWVADGEYFALALDPEGGQVDALSSNIGHLLWSGIVDVGKAKKLAKHLVSPQMFSGWGVRTLAEGEGRFNPIGYHVGTVWPFDNSFIAWGLRRYGFLEESARIADGIINAAQYFNGRLPEAFGGYDRALTKYPVEYPTSCSPQAWSTGATLLLLRTLLGLEPQGEHLVVDPALPISLGRIELLDIPGRWGHIDAFGRGRIDLNRTSRRQSA
- a CDS encoding LLM class flavin-dependent oxidoreductase; its protein translation is MAHRWRQVEQWGFDHAWTYDHLGWRDLVDGPWFDAVPTLTAAATVTDRIALGTLVSSPNFRHPVHFAREITALDDISDGRVLLGVGAGGLGFDATVLGTPPLTPRARVDRYAEFVELLDLLLRTDRVTWQGRYYQAVDARSTPGCRQRPRVPFVLAANGPRSLALAARFGAGWVTTGTDFDDLESWWASVARLAERCTATLDQVDRDPADLRRYLSLDSAPVFSLSSAGFFADAVERAAGLGFTDVITHWPRRSSWYAGDERVLVEVATDVLPSLRGRPRTG
- a CDS encoding trypsin-like serine protease, whose translation is MRQHHRPTRGPSRHRLATPLAAVLLAGLTPLLTPGPAQAIVGGQPVAAGDLRFVAEVRNTAVGGLCTGSLVHPGWVLTAAHCAAPTSVGDVTVRVGNTTAGTGGELRRVHRIVAHPQYIGGHNDLALLELSSPITSITPVRLTTPAEVHLSDGVQGGPFTPYDQGIAVGWGRDGAGNLPSRLPFVGVFITPSQPDSLGIKRLMVDRGPCQGDSGGPLLVSAGGTYVQAGVLKAASCTGAASYSEVGAGGNRTWLLSQLTAVPYTPFGTVDWDGDGHADILTRNDTTGDLWLYPGQSKRGYSTATPVRLSTGWAGFTPYGAADWDRDGNPDIVARQDGTGQLWLYPGTGTRGPAGTPRVLIGSGANAHSPFGLVDWDRDRHVDLISRDNDTADLWLYPGQSVRGGSTVPRVRIGNGWRGYTAFGTVDWDRDGHADIVTRNDATGDLWLYPGQSNRGYSTATPVRISWGW